From Rhizobium sp. NZLR1, a single genomic window includes:
- a CDS encoding AlpA family phage regulatory protein gives MKSYIRKPTNSTPDAFAKRQGFLRLDMILAPLGPLPISKSSWWSKVRTGEYPQPVKLGPRTTAWRVADILDLIERLESRHV, from the coding sequence ATGAAGTCGTACATTCGAAAACCCACAAATAGCACGCCTGACGCGTTCGCGAAGCGGCAAGGCTTTCTTCGCCTCGACATGATTTTGGCACCTCTGGGGCCGCTACCTATCAGCAAGTCAAGCTGGTGGAGTAAGGTGCGTACTGGCGAATATCCTCAACCGGTCAAGCTTGGGCCCCGAACGACTGCTTGGCGAGTAGCTGACATCCTCGACCTCATTGAACGGCTGGAGAGTCGGCATGTCTAA
- a CDS encoding VOC family protein has product MRLNHLDFHVPDITATADFFIRHFGLTLKDMRGQNGLAILADDAGLEIVLSHAIAKFGTADQVELQRQTYHIGFILPERADVDRVHAGLFAAGAALSGPPAAMRGGWLFYCTAPGNILVEVGWRPG; this is encoded by the coding sequence ATGCGCCTGAACCATCTCGATTTTCACGTACCCGATATCACTGCGACGGCGGATTTTTTCATCCGCCATTTCGGCCTGACGCTTAAGGATATGCGCGGCCAGAACGGCTTGGCGATCCTTGCGGACGATGCCGGTCTCGAAATCGTCCTCAGTCACGCCATTGCCAAATTCGGCACCGCCGACCAGGTTGAACTGCAGCGCCAGACCTATCATATCGGCTTCATCCTGCCCGAAAGGGCAGATGTCGATAGGGTGCATGCCGGGCTTTTTGCCGCCGGCGCGGCGCTCTCCGGTCCGCCAGCTGCCATGCGCGGCGGCTGGCTGTTTTATTGCACGGCGCCTGGGAATATCCTCGTCGAGGTCGGCTGGCGGCCGGGTTAG
- a CDS encoding methyl-accepting chemotaxis protein: MLKHLKIRTKIISVVALLGLITMAGLIYVIAEFRRADAAYSAFIDHEALASMQSARASASVVASVLQVTLLAEMKPDTPAFATALATPSKLPQARDRMKDALALVPSRKAAIDDIQAGIDEIETLANKIIEQSKAKDSAGALANVALINAKLNALTPKMIANNDAMMAMLKDGGDALSASVNGRIVFCLVLIGIAVLLAVGFSVVVAQMGIAGPMTQLRLRMTRLAEGDTTSEVSGLDRGDEVGQMAKAVSIFRDNAIERGRIEARAEADRNLSDGERRERDAQKTREASELEGAVTALGDGLRRLAAGDLASHIDQPFVAHLDALREDFNNSVEKLNETLHTVGANARAIGAGANEIRSSADELSRRTEQQSASVEETAAALEEITTTVRDAAKRAEEASQLVARTRLGAEKSGDIVRKAVSAMQQIEKSSGEISNIIGVIDDIAFQTNLLALNAGVEAARAGDAGKGFAVVAQEVRELAQRSAKAAKEIKGLITNSGTHVQTGVSLVGETGKALDSIVQEVQEINQHVHAIAEASREQSIGLQEINTAVNTMDQGTQQNAAMVEQSTAASHSLATEATALNNLLGQFRLTGTGGFAASAPIAAAAPRATPRPAVRTAPIRVAREGTARPAASPARALGQKIANAFNAGNSAPKSQDGDWTEF, from the coding sequence ATGTTGAAGCATCTGAAAATCCGCACGAAAATCATATCGGTCGTGGCGCTCTTGGGGCTGATCACGATGGCCGGGCTGATCTATGTCATTGCCGAGTTCCGCCGTGCGGATGCCGCCTACAGCGCCTTCATCGATCATGAAGCGCTGGCCTCGATGCAGAGCGCGCGCGCCAGCGCCTCGGTGGTGGCCTCGGTGCTGCAGGTAACCCTGCTGGCCGAGATGAAGCCCGATACGCCGGCATTCGCCACAGCGCTCGCCACACCGAGCAAGCTGCCGCAGGCCCGTGACCGGATGAAAGATGCGCTGGCGCTGGTTCCCAGCCGCAAAGCGGCGATCGATGACATCCAGGCCGGCATCGATGAGATCGAAACGCTGGCGAACAAGATCATCGAACAGAGCAAAGCCAAGGACAGCGCCGGGGCGCTGGCGAATGTTGCCCTGATCAATGCCAAGCTCAATGCGCTGACCCCGAAGATGATCGCCAACAATGATGCGATGATGGCGATGCTCAAGGACGGCGGCGACGCGCTTTCGGCCTCGGTCAACGGGCGGATCGTCTTCTGTCTCGTTCTGATCGGCATTGCCGTGCTGCTCGCCGTCGGCTTCAGCGTCGTCGTCGCCCAGATGGGCATTGCCGGCCCGATGACGCAGTTGCGCCTGCGCATGACTCGGCTTGCCGAAGGCGATACCACAAGCGAGGTCAGCGGGCTCGACCGCGGCGACGAAGTCGGCCAGATGGCAAAGGCCGTGTCGATCTTCCGCGACAATGCGATCGAGCGCGGGCGGATCGAGGCGCGGGCCGAAGCTGACCGTAACCTCAGTGACGGCGAGCGGCGTGAACGCGACGCGCAGAAAACCCGTGAAGCATCCGAACTCGAAGGCGCAGTTACCGCGCTCGGCGACGGCCTGCGCCGTCTTGCCGCCGGCGATCTCGCCTCGCATATCGACCAGCCCTTCGTCGCGCATCTCGATGCGCTGCGCGAGGATTTCAACAACTCGGTCGAGAAGCTCAACGAAACTCTGCATACGGTCGGCGCCAACGCCCGGGCGATCGGCGCCGGCGCCAACGAGATCCGGTCTTCCGCAGACGAGCTTTCCAGGCGGACGGAACAACAGTCGGCCTCCGTCGAAGAGACGGCGGCGGCGCTGGAGGAGATCACCACGACGGTGCGCGACGCCGCCAAGCGTGCCGAGGAGGCGAGCCAGCTCGTCGCCCGCACCCGCCTCGGGGCCGAAAAATCCGGCGACATCGTCCGCAAGGCGGTCTCCGCCATGCAGCAGATCGAAAAATCCTCGGGCGAAATCTCCAACATCATCGGCGTCATCGACGACATCGCCTTCCAGACTAACCTTCTGGCCTTGAACGCCGGCGTCGAAGCTGCGCGTGCCGGCGACGCCGGCAAGGGTTTTGCCGTCGTCGCCCAGGAGGTGCGCGAACTCGCCCAACGTTCCGCCAAGGCGGCAAAGGAAATCAAGGGCTTGATCACCAACTCCGGCACGCATGTGCAGACCGGCGTTTCGCTGGTCGGCGAAACCGGCAAGGCGCTCGATTCGATCGTCCAGGAGGTGCAGGAAATCAACCAGCACGTCCACGCCATCGCCGAAGCCTCGCGCGAACAGTCGATCGGGCTGCAGGAGATCAACACCGCCGTCAACACCATGGATCAGGGCACGCAGCAGAATGCGGCGATGGTCGAGCAGTCGACGGCCGCCAGCCACAGCCTCGCCACGGAAGCGACAGCGCTGAACAACCTGCTCGGCCAGTTCAGGCTGACGGGCACCGGCGGCTTTGCCGCCAGTGCGCCGATTGCCGCCGCAGCCCCACGCGCTACCCCGCGCCCGGCCGTCAGAACAGCCCCGATCCGCGTCGCTCGCGAAGGCACAGCCCGCCCGGCCGCCTCGCCAGCCCGCGCCCTCGGCCAAAAAATCGCCAACGCCTTTAACGCCGGCAACAGCGCACCGAAAAGCCAGGATGGCGACTGGACGGAGTTCTGA
- a CDS encoding transporter substrate-binding domain-containing protein: MMQSKLASLAVKGFLVFGLFLRVLFSGFAASAQQAAPSLPLLFDARERLARPDLSSLVRLRFLTSVDFPPFNFTDQNGKLSGFNVDLAREICSELEISDKCQIQAIPFADLKDALAASQGDAVIAGLAVTPELRRQFVFSRPYLMLPARFVHNLAVPLDGKTAAALSAHPVGVVKGTVHEAMLAAFFPAIKAQTFDTKDALLAALRERKVDAAFADALQLSFWVSSPASAKCCALFDGPYLSEHFLGEGMTIMLRQKDSVLTSAIDHALATLSRNGRLQEIYLRYFPYGLY, translated from the coding sequence ATGATGCAATCCAAGTTGGCATCCCTGGCTGTGAAGGGTTTTCTCGTATTCGGGCTGTTTCTGCGCGTGCTGTTTTCGGGTTTTGCCGCATCCGCTCAGCAGGCTGCACCCTCGCTGCCGCTGCTTTTCGATGCCCGCGAACGTCTGGCGAGGCCCGATCTCTCCTCGCTGGTCCGCTTGCGTTTCCTGACCTCGGTCGATTTCCCGCCGTTCAATTTTACCGATCAGAACGGCAAGCTTTCCGGTTTCAACGTCGATCTCGCCCGCGAGATCTGCAGCGAGCTGGAGATTTCAGACAAGTGCCAGATCCAGGCGATCCCTTTCGCCGATCTGAAGGATGCGCTCGCCGCCTCGCAGGGCGATGCCGTCATCGCCGGTCTTGCCGTGACGCCTGAATTGCGCCGGCAATTCGTCTTCTCCCGGCCCTATCTGATGCTGCCGGCGCGCTTCGTGCACAATCTCGCCGTTCCGCTCGACGGCAAAACGGCGGCCGCGCTTTCGGCTCACCCGGTCGGTGTGGTCAAGGGCACGGTGCACGAGGCGATGCTGGCCGCCTTCTTTCCCGCGATCAAGGCGCAGACCTTCGACACCAAGGACGCCCTGCTTGCTGCGCTTAGGGAGCGCAAGGTCGATGCCGCCTTCGCCGATGCGCTGCAGCTTTCCTTCTGGGTCTCCTCGCCGGCCTCGGCCAAATGCTGCGCACTGTTCGACGGCCCCTATCTCTCCGAGCATTTCCTCGGCGAGGGCATGACGATCATGCTGCGGCAGAAGGACAGCGTGCTGACGTCAGCCATCGACCACGCGCTCGCCACGCTGTCGCGCAACGGCCGTCTGCAGGAAATCTATCTGCGCTATTTTCCCTACGGGCTCTACTGA
- a CDS encoding tellurite resistance TerB family protein has protein sequence MNKPLSAHDALIYVMVMASAVDSTMNDRELERIGQLIGFLPVFRDFDDDKLISVARDCASLLSGPEGLDVVLETVRDTLPVKLYDTAYALAVEVASADLSVKAEELRLLSLLRDRLGLDKLTCAAIERSAIARFRKS, from the coding sequence ATGAACAAGCCGCTTTCCGCCCATGATGCGCTGATCTACGTGATGGTGATGGCCTCTGCCGTCGACAGCACGATGAACGACAGGGAGCTGGAAAGGATCGGCCAACTGATCGGATTTCTGCCGGTTTTCCGGGATTTCGATGACGACAAGCTGATTTCGGTGGCGCGCGACTGCGCCTCGCTGCTTTCCGGACCTGAGGGCCTCGACGTCGTTCTCGAAACCGTGCGCGACACCCTGCCCGTCAAGCTCTACGACACCGCCTATGCGCTGGCCGTCGAGGTGGCTTCCGCCGATCTTTCGGTCAAGGCGGAAGAACTGCGGTTGCTCAGCCTGCTGCGCGACCGGCTCGGCCTCGACAAGCTGACCTGCGCGGCGATCGAGCGCAGTGCGATAGCCCGTTTCCGCAAGAGCTGA
- a CDS encoding thermonuclease family protein — protein sequence MRLAALFTGLTGMAVVAGLLMAGETRLRGGTAGEESVSAEETATSVDPAAQAGEPAAMSDDRAEVIARSAQPPAPPSPRPADGTAPKPADIAPPAETAAGQAANPSAKKPMELTRPAVENAGMLSFGERRLQLAGVVPTPADRICGPAGRQWPCGMMAKTALRQLLRNRSIACDIDPAEWKEMATTACRLGTQDLGAWLAENGWAEVAAGSPLASAAEKARQAGKGLYGDDPRRR from the coding sequence ATGCGCCTTGCCGCCTTGTTCACAGGTCTTACGGGAATGGCGGTGGTGGCCGGCCTGCTGATGGCGGGCGAAACAAGGCTGCGCGGCGGCACGGCCGGGGAAGAGAGCGTGTCGGCAGAGGAGACGGCGACTTCGGTGGATCCCGCCGCGCAAGCCGGCGAACCGGCTGCGATGTCGGACGACCGGGCCGAAGTGATCGCCCGTTCGGCGCAACCGCCGGCTCCTCCCTCCCCTCGGCCAGCCGACGGCACGGCGCCCAAACCCGCCGATATCGCACCACCAGCTGAGACCGCCGCCGGGCAAGCCGCAAATCCTTCCGCGAAAAAGCCGATGGAGCTGACGCGGCCGGCGGTCGAAAATGCCGGCATGCTGTCCTTCGGCGAGCGCAGGCTTCAGCTCGCCGGCGTCGTGCCGACGCCGGCCGACAGGATATGCGGGCCGGCGGGCCGGCAATGGCCCTGCGGCATGATGGCGAAGACGGCGCTGCGCCAACTTTTGCGCAATCGCAGCATCGCCTGCGATATCGATCCGGCCGAATGGAAGGAAATGGCGACGACCGCATGCCGGCTCGGCACGCAGGATCTCGGCGCATGGCTTGCCGAAAACGGCTGGGCTGAAGTCGCGGCGGGTTCGCCGCTTGCATCGGCCGCCGAGAAAGCCAGGCAGGCTGGAAAAGGGCTTTACGGCGACGATCCGCGCCGGAGATAA
- a CDS encoding helix-turn-helix transcriptional regulator produces the protein MLSHDQIWGAIDRLAERHDLTPSGLARRAGLDPTSFNKSKRLSADGRLRWPSTESIAKVLGATGASMEQFLVFLRPDAGLSKQLAGELAGEPDDAFPPQGSSIPLLGFAQAGAGGFFDDGGFPAGHGWDVVEFPAAPTQKSGVYALEVQGESMMPLYRDGDVLIVAPGAQVRRNDRVVVRTCAGEVMAKVLLRQSPRSIELMSLNPEHANRTLELSDVDWIARIIWASQ, from the coding sequence ATGCTGTCACACGACCAGATCTGGGGAGCGATCGACAGGCTTGCCGAACGGCATGACCTGACGCCATCCGGTCTTGCGCGCCGCGCCGGGCTCGACCCCACCTCCTTCAACAAGTCGAAACGGCTTTCCGCCGATGGGCGGCTGCGCTGGCCCTCGACGGAATCGATCGCCAAGGTGCTCGGTGCGACCGGGGCGAGCATGGAACAGTTCCTTGTCTTCCTGCGGCCGGATGCCGGTCTTTCCAAGCAGTTGGCCGGAGAGCTTGCCGGAGAGCCTGACGACGCCTTTCCGCCGCAGGGAAGCTCGATTCCGCTGCTCGGCTTCGCCCAGGCCGGCGCCGGCGGCTTTTTCGACGATGGCGGTTTTCCGGCCGGCCATGGCTGGGATGTGGTGGAATTTCCGGCGGCCCCGACACAGAAATCCGGCGTCTATGCGTTGGAGGTGCAGGGCGAAAGCATGATGCCGCTCTACCGCGACGGCGACGTGCTGATCGTCGCGCCGGGTGCGCAGGTGCGCCGCAACGACCGCGTCGTGGTGCGCACATGCGCGGGCGAGGTGATGGCCAAGGTGCTGCTGCGCCAGAGCCCGCGATCGATCGAGCTGATGTCGCTCAATCCCGAACATGCCAACCGAACACTCGAGCTTTCCGACGTCGATTGGATCGCCCGCATCATCTGGGCCAGTCAATAG
- a CDS encoding response regulator transcription factor codes for MHEQTIIIADDHPLFRDALRQAVIGMEGRQAIVEAGDFAAARTAAGAHADADLMLLDLAMPGVSGFSGLMALRSEFASLPIIIVSASDDATTIRRALELGASGFISKSSGIEGIRRSIQTVLAGDIATPENYRDGQEQDPDVADLIHRLHTLTPQQSRVLTMLAEGLLNKQIAYELGVSEATIKAHVSAILLKLDVDSRTQAVIQLGKINMAMVA; via the coding sequence ATGCACGAACAGACCATCATCATTGCGGACGACCATCCGCTTTTCCGGGATGCGCTGCGTCAGGCGGTGATCGGCATGGAAGGCCGGCAGGCGATCGTCGAGGCCGGCGATTTCGCCGCTGCGCGCACGGCCGCAGGCGCCCATGCGGACGCCGACCTAATGCTGCTCGACCTCGCCATGCCCGGGGTCAGCGGCTTTTCCGGCCTGATGGCGCTGCGCTCCGAATTCGCCAGCCTGCCGATCATCATCGTCTCGGCAAGCGACGATGCGACGACGATCCGCCGGGCGCTGGAACTTGGCGCTTCCGGCTTCATCTCCAAATCCTCCGGCATCGAGGGCATTCGCCGCAGCATCCAGACGGTGCTTGCCGGCGATATCGCCACGCCGGAAAACTATCGCGACGGCCAGGAGCAGGATCCCGATGTCGCCGACCTGATCCACCGCCTGCATACGCTGACGCCGCAGCAGAGCCGGGTGCTGACCATGCTGGCCGAAGGGCTGCTGAACAAGCAGATCGCCTATGAACTCGGCGTCTCCGAGGCGACGATCAAGGCGCATGTCTCGGCGATCCTGCTGAAACTCGATGTCGACAGCCGCACCCAAGCGGTCATCCAGCTCGGCAAGATCAATATGGCGATGGTCGCCTAA
- a CDS encoding DUF952 domain-containing protein, whose amino-acid sequence MSVTPTLYKIVTETLWQQARQTGIFHGAGIDLKDGFIHFSTADQVKQTAALHFAGHSGLLLIAVDGGGFGDKLVFEPSRGGDLFPHLFADLPLAAVLSEVPLPLDETGAHVFPELQP is encoded by the coding sequence ATGAGCGTGACACCGACCCTTTACAAGATCGTGACGGAAACGCTCTGGCAGCAAGCCAGACAAACCGGCATTTTTCATGGCGCCGGCATCGATCTGAAGGATGGCTTCATCCATTTCTCGACCGCCGATCAGGTGAAGCAGACCGCGGCGCTGCATTTTGCCGGCCACTCCGGGCTGCTGCTGATTGCCGTCGATGGAGGGGGTTTTGGCGACAAGCTGGTGTTCGAACCCTCGCGCGGCGGCGATCTCTTCCCGCATCTCTTTGCCGACCTGCCGCTGGCCGCCGTGCTCTCAGAAGTACCGCTGCCGCTCGACGAGACCGGCGCCCATGTCTTCCCGGAGCTGCAGCCATGA
- a CDS encoding quinone-dependent dihydroorotate dehydrogenase, translating to MIDPFKRVARKGLFLFDPETAHGMSIAALKSGLVPACQLTPDPRLRQTVAGLVFDNPLGMAAGYDKNAEVPEALLKLGFGFTEIGTVTPKPQSGNPRPRIFRLVEDEAVINRLGFNNEGHEAAFGRLAALSGKGMVGVNIGANKDSDDRIADYVAGIRRFHSVARYFTANISSPNTPGLRDLQGRESLAALLSAVLAARDEAAVTSGRKVPVFLKIAPDLTEEGMDDIAAEALAHALDGLIVSNTTLSRDGLKDQRQAKETGGLSGVPLFEKSTAVLARMRKRVGQALPIIGVGGVSSAETALEKIRAGADLVQLYSCMVYEGPGLAGDIVRGLTKLLDREKANSIRDLRDTRLDYWAARNA from the coding sequence ATGATCGATCCTTTCAAGCGTGTCGCCCGCAAGGGTCTCTTCCTGTTCGATCCGGAAACGGCGCACGGCATGTCGATCGCCGCGCTGAAATCCGGCCTGGTGCCCGCTTGCCAGCTCACCCCCGATCCACGCCTGCGCCAGACGGTTGCCGGCCTCGTCTTCGACAATCCGCTCGGCATGGCCGCCGGCTACGACAAGAATGCCGAGGTGCCGGAGGCGCTCTTGAAGCTTGGTTTCGGCTTTACCGAAATCGGCACGGTGACGCCGAAGCCGCAATCCGGCAATCCGCGGCCGCGCATCTTCCGCCTGGTCGAGGATGAAGCCGTCATCAACCGCCTCGGCTTCAACAATGAAGGCCATGAGGCAGCTTTCGGACGCCTTGCCGCGCTGAGCGGCAAGGGCATGGTCGGCGTCAATATCGGCGCCAACAAGGACAGCGACGACCGCATCGCCGATTACGTCGCCGGCATTCGCCGCTTCCATTCCGTCGCACGTTATTTCACCGCCAACATCTCTTCGCCGAACACGCCGGGCCTGCGCGACTTGCAGGGCCGTGAAAGCCTCGCCGCACTGCTGTCTGCCGTGCTTGCGGCGCGCGACGAGGCAGCAGTGACATCCGGCCGCAAGGTCCCGGTCTTTCTGAAGATCGCTCCTGATCTGACCGAGGAAGGCATGGACGATATCGCGGCGGAAGCGCTCGCGCATGCGCTGGATGGTCTGATCGTCTCCAACACCACGCTGTCGCGCGACGGTCTCAAGGATCAGCGCCAGGCGAAAGAGACAGGCGGCCTCTCCGGCGTGCCGCTGTTCGAAAAATCGACGGCCGTGCTCGCCAGGATGCGCAAGCGCGTCGGCCAGGCTTTGCCGATCATCGGCGTCGGTGGTGTCTCCTCGGCCGAAACCGCGCTGGAAAAGATCAGGGCGGGCGCCGATCTCGTCCAGCTCTATTCCTGCATGGTCTACGAAGGGCCTGGTCTGGCCGGCGATATCGTCCGCGGCCTCACCAAACTCCTGGATCGCGAAAAGGCCAACTCGATCCGCGACTTGCGCGACACCAGGCTGGATTACTGGGCGGCCCGAAATGCCTGA
- a CDS encoding MATE family efflux transporter: protein MDTRSNDNRFAFDVTHRLVLSIAIPMTLGFMTTPMLGLTNTAVVGRMGDPEALAGLAIGAMLFDLIMGSFNFLRASTTGLTAQAYGRRDGHEQQAIFSRAMISALGCGLALLFLSPLLIAAGLRLMGAHGAIAEATSSYFSIRILAAPAALANYAILGFVLGRGQGKIGLLLQAIINGINILLSIYLGLTLDWGVAGVAWGTMAGETAGAFAGLFIVLSGFAKAERPAWSEVFSRRRLAELFALNRDILIRTFVLIGAFTIMTRIGTGFGAVTLAANAVLMNFVLLSSYYLDGLANAAEQITGRAIGARYRPAFDRGLKLTTLWSFGLAAIVSAFFFLAGPWLISVLTTSPEVRQAAETYLPWAAVTGLTGALAFLMDGVFIGATWSAEMRNRMLMSFAGYLLMLAVFVPLFGNHGLWLAMNAFLLFRGFFLAILVKPRADQAFRAAQ, encoded by the coding sequence ATGGATACGCGCAGCAACGACAACAGGTTCGCTTTCGATGTGACGCACCGGCTGGTGCTGTCGATCGCCATTCCGATGACGCTCGGCTTCATGACGACGCCGATGCTCGGGCTGACGAATACCGCCGTCGTCGGCCGTATGGGTGACCCGGAAGCACTTGCGGGGCTGGCGATCGGCGCGATGCTGTTCGATCTGATCATGGGCAGCTTCAACTTTCTGCGCGCCTCGACGACCGGTCTGACGGCGCAGGCCTATGGCCGGCGGGATGGGCACGAGCAGCAGGCGATCTTCTCCCGGGCGATGATTTCGGCGCTCGGCTGCGGATTGGCGCTGCTTTTTCTTTCGCCGCTGCTGATCGCGGCCGGGTTGAGGCTGATGGGCGCGCACGGAGCGATCGCCGAGGCGACCAGCAGCTATTTTTCGATCCGCATCCTCGCCGCACCGGCAGCACTGGCGAATTACGCCATCCTTGGCTTCGTGCTCGGGCGCGGACAGGGCAAGATCGGGCTGCTGCTGCAGGCGATCATCAACGGCATCAACATCCTGCTGTCCATCTATCTCGGCCTGACGCTCGATTGGGGCGTGGCGGGGGTCGCCTGGGGTACGATGGCCGGCGAGACGGCCGGCGCGTTCGCCGGGCTTTTCATCGTGCTCAGCGGCTTTGCCAAGGCGGAGCGGCCAGCATGGTCCGAGGTTTTTTCCCGGCGCCGGCTGGCTGAGCTTTTCGCGCTCAACCGCGACATCCTGATCCGCACCTTCGTGCTGATCGGCGCCTTCACCATCATGACGCGGATCGGCACCGGTTTCGGCGCGGTGACGCTTGCCGCCAATGCCGTTTTGATGAATTTCGTTCTGCTCTCCAGTTATTATCTCGACGGGCTCGCCAATGCCGCCGAGCAGATCACCGGCCGGGCGATCGGCGCGCGCTACCGGCCGGCGTTCGACCGCGGGCTGAAGCTGACGACCTTGTGGTCCTTCGGGTTGGCGGCGATCGTTTCGGCTTTCTTCTTCCTCGCCGGTCCCTGGCTGATCTCGGTGCTGACGACCTCACCGGAGGTGCGACAGGCGGCTGAGACCTATCTGCCCTGGGCGGCGGTGACCGGGCTGACGGGCGCGCTCGCCTTCCTGATGGACGGGGTCTTCATCGGCGCCACATGGTCGGCCGAGATGCGCAACCGGATGCTGATGTCCTTTGCTGGCTATCTCCTGATGCTCGCCGTCTTCGTCCCGCTCTTTGGCAATCACGGCCTCTGGCTGGCAATGAACGCCTTCCTGCTCTTCCGCGGCTTTTTCCTGGCAATACTGGTCAAGCCGCGGGCCGATCAGGCATTTCGGGCCGCCCAGTAA
- a CDS encoding CAP domain-containing protein, whose protein sequence is MTSIDLSRRSLLILSGLTFAAGIAGCTTTPHLAGTPSNGEDETASVLPLVNQLRAKNGLPPLSPDPAASTAALFQAKRMASAGKMAHLMGLTDSFGARVKASGVQLPAAENIAAGQQSVDAVVTAWINSPHHLENMLGRYDGLGVAVAHNVSSRNLPYWAMVLSS, encoded by the coding sequence ATGACATCGATCGACCTTTCCAGGCGCAGCCTGCTCATCCTTTCCGGACTCACGTTTGCCGCCGGCATCGCCGGCTGCACCACGACCCCGCACCTTGCCGGCACGCCGTCCAACGGCGAGGACGAAACGGCGAGCGTGCTGCCGCTCGTCAACCAGTTGAGGGCGAAGAACGGTCTGCCGCCGCTTAGCCCCGATCCGGCGGCGAGCACGGCTGCTCTCTTCCAGGCCAAACGCATGGCGAGTGCCGGCAAGATGGCGCATCTGATGGGGCTAACCGACAGTTTCGGGGCGCGGGTCAAGGCGAGCGGCGTCCAGCTGCCGGCGGCTGAAAATATCGCCGCCGGCCAGCAGAGCGTCGATGCCGTGGTGACGGCCTGGATCAACTCGCCGCATCATCTGGAAAACATGCTCGGGCGCTATGACGGCCTCGGCGTCGCCGTCGCCCATAATGTATCTTCCAGGAACCTGCCCTATTGGGCCATGGTGTTGTCCAGCTGA